The genomic stretch agttattttgtactatatattttattaaatgataattttGATTATATATTTTGCAAAACGGAACAAAAGAGTTCAATGAACTCAATTtcggtcaaaatatttttcagtATGATCATAATACTTctgaattttattaattaataaaataattaaaaattaatattaaaattacattttagtttttaaaatcaatttatacaaaatttttatataattttaatttttaattatttaattaataaaattcaggggtattttggtcacattgaaaaatattttaaccaaaatTGAGTCTAGGATACTCTTTTGTTCTATTTCGCAAAACACATAGTccaaattatcatttaataaaacacataATTCGATCGTTAACTTTtgcaaaatacaaagtacaaaatgatatttaccctaataataataatgttataTGAGACGGATTTTGCCGAGATAAGATTAAGGGGAAACATTCAATTCATACCATAACTATTAGATTCATCGAGCACTTAAGCTTAAACACATTAAATTCAATTCTTGCGTATCAAATCTTAATCTAAGTATATAAACTAAATTATgagtaaaatataattaattagatTTAGATTGATGTGAATAGATTTTTAATGATTAATAATCATCCGATCAATTGACGTTCCCGATAGTTTTTAAGGTGAATGAAATGTAATTCTTCACGCGATAAAATttgatatataatatattatatttatatatatatgagattgCTAGGTGGacgttaaattaaattaaaggaTGAAATATTAATAGGTGGGGACATTAGTctaaaatttgttaaaataaatcATGAAGAGACATAAAGTCACGGGGTAATAAAGAAAATctttattttttcaattatttattttataataataataataaaataactaaTAACCAATCCTTATGAATGAAGTAGGTCTACGTACTTTATTTGTTTGGTCATCATTGTCTTTAGTATCTCTTTTTATATTGAAcacctataaatatacatatacacaCCACGCTCTCCCCCAAAACCTATAGAGACTTGTTCTACTAATTttgtgtctatatatatatataatttttcttcGAAACCTGTTTTTTTTTAGGTTTTACAACACTACTCGAAAAGGGTTTGGTTTTGTTTTTGGATCTGAAACCAAAACCAGTATGGGAAATTGCTTGGAGTCATGCTTGAGCAAAGGGCAAGAAAAGAACAACAAGATTTTGGAGGTGAAAGAAGAAAGTGGTGCCAAAGATAATGACCAAATAGTAAGTGGGTTTGTGAAGGAAAATAATAGTTCAAGAAAAGGGAGCCTGAGATTGAAGATTGTTTTGACCAAAGAAGAGCTTGAGTGGTTTATGGTTCAACTCCAAAACAAAGGTGGGAAAAGCTTAGAAGATGTATTGGAAGAGATTGAAAAGAGCAGAGTGAAAGTTAATCAGAGTTGGAAACCTTCTTTAGAAAGTATTATGGAGTGTCCTGAGTTTGTTGAGATGAGTAGATGAATCTattacttttttttcttcttcttttttttttgggtttaggTTGAGTTTTTTGATGTGGGTTTTGGTCCAAAATTGTAATTAATctagtcttttttttttgtcaaatggCAAACCCTTCCAAAGTTGTTGAGACTTCTAAGACATTGAAACACTTTTTGCTTAGGCTTGCTTTGCTTCATTGGAGTTTTTTTCATTTGGATTTGCCCACATTTGAAACTTAGGTACTAATTAAGttacttcttttcttcttcttctttcatttCTCTTATGTATGTTCAAAAGTGTGTTATTGTTAATACCTGTACTTGCTTGCATTCTCTCACTTCATATAATATAAGGCTATTTTTGAgctttttttttaagttattgaAAATCCTTGTTTGTTCATATATATTGTAAAAGGTTATATTGGGAATTCTTATTAGTGATCTTttattaattggttaaatgaaacTAAATGCTTACATATCTTAAAAATG from Humulus lupulus chromosome 5, drHumLupu1.1, whole genome shotgun sequence encodes the following:
- the LOC133778601 gene encoding uncharacterized protein LOC133778601, encoding MGNCLESCLSKGQEKNNKILEVKEESGAKDNDQIVSGFVKENNSSRKGSLRLKIVLTKEELEWFMVQLQNKGGKSLEDVLEEIEKSRVKVNQSWKPSLESIMECPEFVEMSR